One genomic region from Bactrocera tryoni isolate S06 chromosome 3, CSIRO_BtryS06_freeze2, whole genome shotgun sequence encodes:
- the LOC120770545 gene encoding protein fem-1 homolog B isoform X2: MNSERIRTRKRLFESAWPGAKFWRGTSTTPISSYISYPAKFDEVDGQSVTPLTMAAMMGNVTFVKTLLTQFDIDLERECNVVFDGLLVYGATALWVAAGMGHMQVVKMLVQRGADVNHNTKAQSSPLRAACYEGRLDIVKYLIEHGADVNLANTYNNTSIMIAAYKGHAHVVDTLLKNGANPNEQALCGATALHYAAECGHLDVCRLLLDHGARMQKNEHGLTPVLQAAERTHEAVVEMFISRPGLMTKEETITAIELMGASFANDKDNYNVTKAYQHMMRAMEMRYEDEQKVIRKRVMAPVPAYDDWFETENIPELQAIRLNHHSIHMEALTIRERILGKHYPDVPQPIVYRGAVMADQGRFAQCQVLWNYAIDLRMINNVSVERDLLRFAQLFSQILRLEKQTLDLSLVLSVLVKCQQEIENNKYKIAHPGPKDVPQMLADQNEQNVVTALYLIKIITKLLAHTNIDIERNQIEQLYSTILKFIKCDTRLADGQTLLHLAVNGVTPVDDFYTSDICRFPCFRTALLLVHVGASVTAVDRDRNTPLHTLVSSIQSPRDNPHVLVQAEKIVKLFVDAGAHLDAVNANGLTPARVGNAAGISNLILSYQNSLTSLKCIASRCIAFHKLKYQGFIPKALEAFIQMHSAEKLCA, from the exons AAATTCGATGAAGTCGATGGGCAATCGGTTACACCTCTCACCATGGCGGCCATGATGGGCAATGTGACGTTCGTGAAGACGCTGCTCACGCAGTTCGACATCGATTTGGAGCGCGAGTGCAACGTCGTCTTCGATGGGCTGCTGGTGTATGGCGCAACCGCGCTCTGGGTCGCCGCGGGCATGGGCCACATGCAAGTGGTGAAGATGTTAGTGCAGCGCGGTGCCGACGTTAATCACAACACAAAGGCACAATCGTCACCACTTCGTGCCGCCTGCTATGAAG GACGCTTGGATATCGTTAAATATCTCATTGAACATGGCGCCGATGTGAACTTGGCCAACACCTACAACAACACATCTATTATGATTGCTGCCTACAAGGGACACGCCCATGTTGTGGACACACTGCTGAAGAACGGCGCTAATCCGAATGAGCAAGCGCTTTGTGGCGCCACCGCTCTGCATTACGCCGCTGAGTGCGGCCACCTGGACGTGTGCCGCCTGTTGCTCGACCACGGCGCTCGCATGCAAAAGAACGAGCACGGACTGACGCCAGTTCTGCAAGCGGCCGAACGAACACACGAAGCGGTAGTGGAAATGTTCATATCACGACCGGGACTAATGACCAAAGAGGAG ACAATAACGGCAATCGAGTTGATGGGTGCCTCATTTGCCAACGATAAGGACAATTACAACGTCACGAAAGCGTATCAGCACATGATGCGTGCTATGGAAATGCGCTATGAGGACGAACAGAAGGTGATACGAAAGCGCGTCATGGCGCCGGTGCCGGCCTATGACGATTGGTTCGAAACGGAGAACATACCAGAGCTACAGGCTATACGACTGAATCATCATTCGATACATATGGAGGCGTTGACGATACGAGAGCGCATTTTGGGCAAACACTATCCGGATGTGCCGCAGCCGATCGTGTATCGTGGCGCTGTAATGGCCGATCAAGGACGCTTTGCACAGTGCCAAGTGCTCTGGAATTATGCTATCGATCTGCGAATGATCAACAAT GTTTCTGTGGAACGCGACTTGCTGCGCTTTGCTCAGCTATTCTCACAAATTTTGCGCTTGGAGAAACAAACATTGGATCTTTCGCTGGTTTTGTCTGTGTTGGTGAAGTGTCAGCaggaaatagaaaataataaatacaaaatagcgCATCCGGGACCGAAGGATGTGCCGCAGATGTTGGCG GATCAAAACGAACAGAATGTCGTCACTGCCCTCTACCTCATCAAGATCATCACGAAACTGTTGGCGCACACTAATATCGACATAGAACGAAATCAAATCGAACAATTATACTCAACGATATTGAAATTCATTAAATGCGATACTCGCCTGGCAGACGGCCAGACTCTATTACATTTAGCTGTGAATGGCGTAACGCCGGTTGATGATTTCTACACAAGTGATATATGCCG CTTCCCTTGCTTTCGCACTGCATTGTTGCTGGTCCATGTTGGCGCCTCCGTTACAGCTGTAGACCGTGATCGCAACACACCCCTGCATACGCTCGTCTCAAGT ATCCAGTCACCACGCGACAATCCTCACGTACTAGTGCAGGCCGAAAAGATTGTGAAGCTCTTTGTGGACGCCGGCGCACACTTGGACGCGGTGAACGCGAATGGCTTGACGCCAGCAAGAGTCGGTAATGCAG CTGGCATTAGTAATCTGATTCTAAGCTACCAGAATTCGTTAACCTCCCTGAAATGCATCGCCTCACGCTGCATTGCCTTCCACAAGCTCAAATATCAGGGTTTCATACCGAAGGCTTTGGAAGCCTTCATACAAATGCACAGCGCCGAAAAGTTGTGTGCGTAA
- the LOC120771273 gene encoding uncharacterized protein LOC120771273 isoform X1: MSMLGFVYLFLILGWILIVLFLKCKKSITPHLAFTEHYTDAIAAGRRPSVHIIELPPDEMDNEEQFLDSYHQQSNSLRRHSNRSQRSALPDERTIETTYPTDAVVNPAYMHDEEYIINDNSTQHAQTQVNSRVETPPPSYEEVMRQPEVYPKVHQSVSKVSDANI, from the exons ATGAGTATGCTGGGTTTCGTGTATCTCTTCTTGATACTCGGCTGGATACTGATTGTGTTGTTTCTCAAGTGCAAAAAGTCGATCACACCACATCTCGCCTTCACCGAGCACTACACGGACGCAATAGCGGCGG GTCGTCGTCCCTCGGTGCACATCATAGAATTGCCACCAGACGAAATGGATAACGAAGAACAATTTTTGGACTCATATCATCAGCAGAGTAACAGCTTGCGCAGGCATTCCAATCGCTCGCAACGCTCAGCGCTGCCCGACGAGCGCACCATAGAAACCACATATCCCACAGATGCGGTTGTGAATCCGGCGTATATGCACGACGAGGAGTACATCATCAATG ATAATTCCACACAACACGCACAAACACAAGTTAACTCACGCGTGGAaa CGCCACCGCCTTCGTATGAGGAAGTTATGCGCCAACCGGAGGTGTATCCTAAAGTACACCAAAGCGTGAGCAAAGTGAGCGACGCGAATATTTAA
- the LOC120770545 gene encoding protein fem-1 homolog B isoform X1 codes for MCNEVRALSIAMMEELAEEVQLHFPGEKVNAPLLITIYYAARLDHAKRLLAATNDIHNKELVNYLVNLKFDEVDGQSVTPLTMAAMMGNVTFVKTLLTQFDIDLERECNVVFDGLLVYGATALWVAAGMGHMQVVKMLVQRGADVNHNTKAQSSPLRAACYEGRLDIVKYLIEHGADVNLANTYNNTSIMIAAYKGHAHVVDTLLKNGANPNEQALCGATALHYAAECGHLDVCRLLLDHGARMQKNEHGLTPVLQAAERTHEAVVEMFISRPGLMTKEETITAIELMGASFANDKDNYNVTKAYQHMMRAMEMRYEDEQKVIRKRVMAPVPAYDDWFETENIPELQAIRLNHHSIHMEALTIRERILGKHYPDVPQPIVYRGAVMADQGRFAQCQVLWNYAIDLRMINNVSVERDLLRFAQLFSQILRLEKQTLDLSLVLSVLVKCQQEIENNKYKIAHPGPKDVPQMLADQNEQNVVTALYLIKIITKLLAHTNIDIERNQIEQLYSTILKFIKCDTRLADGQTLLHLAVNGVTPVDDFYTSDICRFPCFRTALLLVHVGASVTAVDRDRNTPLHTLVSSIQSPRDNPHVLVQAEKIVKLFVDAGAHLDAVNANGLTPARVGNAAGISNLILSYQNSLTSLKCIASRCIAFHKLKYQGFIPKALEAFIQMHSAEKLCA; via the exons AAATTCGATGAAGTCGATGGGCAATCGGTTACACCTCTCACCATGGCGGCCATGATGGGCAATGTGACGTTCGTGAAGACGCTGCTCACGCAGTTCGACATCGATTTGGAGCGCGAGTGCAACGTCGTCTTCGATGGGCTGCTGGTGTATGGCGCAACCGCGCTCTGGGTCGCCGCGGGCATGGGCCACATGCAAGTGGTGAAGATGTTAGTGCAGCGCGGTGCCGACGTTAATCACAACACAAAGGCACAATCGTCACCACTTCGTGCCGCCTGCTATGAAG GACGCTTGGATATCGTTAAATATCTCATTGAACATGGCGCCGATGTGAACTTGGCCAACACCTACAACAACACATCTATTATGATTGCTGCCTACAAGGGACACGCCCATGTTGTGGACACACTGCTGAAGAACGGCGCTAATCCGAATGAGCAAGCGCTTTGTGGCGCCACCGCTCTGCATTACGCCGCTGAGTGCGGCCACCTGGACGTGTGCCGCCTGTTGCTCGACCACGGCGCTCGCATGCAAAAGAACGAGCACGGACTGACGCCAGTTCTGCAAGCGGCCGAACGAACACACGAAGCGGTAGTGGAAATGTTCATATCACGACCGGGACTAATGACCAAAGAGGAG ACAATAACGGCAATCGAGTTGATGGGTGCCTCATTTGCCAACGATAAGGACAATTACAACGTCACGAAAGCGTATCAGCACATGATGCGTGCTATGGAAATGCGCTATGAGGACGAACAGAAGGTGATACGAAAGCGCGTCATGGCGCCGGTGCCGGCCTATGACGATTGGTTCGAAACGGAGAACATACCAGAGCTACAGGCTATACGACTGAATCATCATTCGATACATATGGAGGCGTTGACGATACGAGAGCGCATTTTGGGCAAACACTATCCGGATGTGCCGCAGCCGATCGTGTATCGTGGCGCTGTAATGGCCGATCAAGGACGCTTTGCACAGTGCCAAGTGCTCTGGAATTATGCTATCGATCTGCGAATGATCAACAAT GTTTCTGTGGAACGCGACTTGCTGCGCTTTGCTCAGCTATTCTCACAAATTTTGCGCTTGGAGAAACAAACATTGGATCTTTCGCTGGTTTTGTCTGTGTTGGTGAAGTGTCAGCaggaaatagaaaataataaatacaaaatagcgCATCCGGGACCGAAGGATGTGCCGCAGATGTTGGCG GATCAAAACGAACAGAATGTCGTCACTGCCCTCTACCTCATCAAGATCATCACGAAACTGTTGGCGCACACTAATATCGACATAGAACGAAATCAAATCGAACAATTATACTCAACGATATTGAAATTCATTAAATGCGATACTCGCCTGGCAGACGGCCAGACTCTATTACATTTAGCTGTGAATGGCGTAACGCCGGTTGATGATTTCTACACAAGTGATATATGCCG CTTCCCTTGCTTTCGCACTGCATTGTTGCTGGTCCATGTTGGCGCCTCCGTTACAGCTGTAGACCGTGATCGCAACACACCCCTGCATACGCTCGTCTCAAGT ATCCAGTCACCACGCGACAATCCTCACGTACTAGTGCAGGCCGAAAAGATTGTGAAGCTCTTTGTGGACGCCGGCGCACACTTGGACGCGGTGAACGCGAATGGCTTGACGCCAGCAAGAGTCGGTAATGCAG CTGGCATTAGTAATCTGATTCTAAGCTACCAGAATTCGTTAACCTCCCTGAAATGCATCGCCTCACGCTGCATTGCCTTCCACAAGCTCAAATATCAGGGTTTCATACCGAAGGCTTTGGAAGCCTTCATACAAATGCACAGCGCCGAAAAGTTGTGTGCGTAA
- the LOC120771273 gene encoding uncharacterized protein LOC120771273 isoform X2 yields the protein MSMLGFVYLFLILGWILIVLFLKCKKSITPHLAFTEHYTDAIAAGRRPSVHIIELPPDEMDNEEQFLDSYHQQSNSLRRHSNRSQRSALPDERTIETTYPTDAVVNPAYMHDEEYIINAPPPSYEEVMRQPEVYPKVHQSVSKVSDANI from the exons ATGAGTATGCTGGGTTTCGTGTATCTCTTCTTGATACTCGGCTGGATACTGATTGTGTTGTTTCTCAAGTGCAAAAAGTCGATCACACCACATCTCGCCTTCACCGAGCACTACACGGACGCAATAGCGGCGG GTCGTCGTCCCTCGGTGCACATCATAGAATTGCCACCAGACGAAATGGATAACGAAGAACAATTTTTGGACTCATATCATCAGCAGAGTAACAGCTTGCGCAGGCATTCCAATCGCTCGCAACGCTCAGCGCTGCCCGACGAGCGCACCATAGAAACCACATATCCCACAGATGCGGTTGTGAATCCGGCGTATATGCACGACGAGGAGTACATCATCAATG CGCCACCGCCTTCGTATGAGGAAGTTATGCGCCAACCGGAGGTGTATCCTAAAGTACACCAAAGCGTGAGCAAAGTGAGCGACGCGAATATTTAA